The genomic interval GAGGACGGCAGTTCGACGCCGATCGGCTTGCCCTCATGGAACTCCGCCTGGATGACCATGTTCTCGGTCAGCCACTGTGCCGCGTCGCCGAGGGCCTCCTCGTCGAGCGCGAGCATCTCGAAGTTCTCGTTGTTCATGAAGTGATAGTGCGTGCCGTCGTTGTAGAGGTACTGGAGATCGTGCGTCTCCATCTGTGCCTTTTCGACGGTGTCGGCCGCGCGGAAGCGGTGCTCGAACATGTTGCCGCTGCGCAGGTTCCGCATCTTCACCTGCATGAACGCGCGCAGGTTGCCGGGGGTGTGGTGGTGATAATCGACGACACGGCACGGATCACCGTTGAAGACGATCACATTTCCTTTACGAATCTGCGTGGCGGGCATCGCCATGGGCTATCTCTCCAGGTCCGGACGGCGGTTCGGCGTCAGCCACGTAGTTTCGGCAACAGCGCGGGATTGGACAACCCCTGGCCGGTGCCCTGCCCAGGCGAAGGTGGCTGGCCTGCAGGCGGAGCGGGCGGGCACGTCGGGCGTCCGGCGGCGGATGGTCCTACCGGTTCCGCTCGTCGATCCACTGGCGGATCAGCGGCCAGACCTCGGCGCGCGCAGTGCGCCCGACCAGCATGTCGACGTGGCCGAAGTCGTGGGAGAAGCCGGCTTCGCGGGCGAGCAGCAGCCACTGCCTGTCGCGGGATGCGACCGAATCGAGGAGCGCGCGGCAGGAGGGTGGTGGTGCCCAGCGATCGGCGGCGGCGGCAATGACGAGGAGCGGGACGTCGAGGGCCGCGATGGCGGCGTCGTAGTCGGTGCCGTCGTCGCCCTGCCAGCTCCCGGCGAGGTTCCAGTTCATCCACTGGATCATCACGCCTGCGAGCTCGTCCTCGGGTCCCAGCCGGAGCCTGCGTGCCGGGAACCTGCCCAGCAGCTGCGACGTGGTGCGCAGGGTCAGTGCGGCGATGCGGCTGAACGGCTGGAGCCATGGGAACGGCGTGCCGAGGATGACCATGCCGCGGATGCGTGCGCGCAGCGTCGCGTCGGTCGCGACTGCGACGAGTGCGGCGGCGCCACCGGCCGAGTGGCCGATGAGGAAGCCGCTACGCTCGCGGAACGCGGTTTCAAGTGTGGCGGGCACGTCGTGGCGGGCCCAGTGGTCGAAGCGCCAGTGATCCTCGGGCCCCGGCCGGGCGCTCATGCCGTGCCCGCGTGGATCCAGCACCCACGCATCGTAGCCGTGCCGCGCCAGCTCCCGGGCGAAGCCGGTGCCGCGCGTGCCGAGCCAGAAGGTATGGTTGGAGAACGTGCCGGGGACCATGACGACCGGCACAGCGTCGGTGGGGCCGGTACGGTGCAGCGCGAGCCGGACGCCGTCGGCGGCGTCGATCGTGACGTGTGCGACGTCGTCGGCCGCGCTGTCGTCGTCTTCCGGAGGCTTTCGGGTGGTGTGCATCGGTCCCCGGTCAGGAGGAACGCCGCCCGGCGCTGCGCTCAGGACGTCTGCGGCACGAAGATGCGCAGCGCGCTGCGCGCGACGGAGGCCGTTACGGGAGTGGTGCCGCTCGGGTCACCATCGACCTGGACGGGCACGGCCTCGTCGCTGTCGATCGTGATCTCCTCGGCCTGGAAGTGGAGCAGGCTGGGATCGACGCCGAAGCGCTTGTGTGCCGCGTTCCAGAGCACCGCGGCGAACTCCGGCAGCTTGCGCGGTGCGACGACGACGACGTCGAGCAGGCCGTCGTTCCAGGAGCTGGTCGGCCGGGGTGCGAGCGGGAAGCGGATCGGGAGGAAGCCGGTGAACAGCTCGCCGACATTGGCGACGAGCACCGTGACGGCATCGACCTCGAGCAGCTGACCGTCGCGCGTGATGCGGAACCGGACGGGTGCGGCGTTCAGTGCTTCCTTGACGGCAGCGTAGATGTAGGCGCCGAAGCCCCAGCGCTCCTTCAGCTCCCGTGTAGCGGTCGCCATGACGGCGGCATCGAGGCCCGCGCCCGCGACGAGTGCGAAACTCCGTCCGCCGATGCGCCCGATGTCGAGCGCGCGGGGCGTTCCGTTGACGGCGACCTCGATGGCTTCTTCGACGTCGAGCGGGATCCCGAGATTGAGAGCGACCTGGTTGGCAGTGCCGCGCGGCACCACCGCCAGCGGTGTCCTGGTCCCGGCGAGACCGGTGACGGCCTCGGCCAGGGTGCCATCACCGCCGACGACGCAAACGGCGCGGTAGCCCATGTCCGCGGCGTGCCGTGCGAGCTCGGCCGCGTGTCCAGGGTGCTCCGTCTGGCGGAGGTCGAAGTCCGCGCCGCGCGCCGCGAATGCGCCGCCGATCTCGCGGACCAGCCGGTTCAGGTCGTCCTGCCCGGCAGCCGGGTTCAGAAGTACGAAGGTGCGACCGGCGTATGGGCCGGTCGCACCCTCGATGATGTGTTGCGTCACGACGACTCAGGCGACGCGTGTCGACTCGGGCGCCGGCGCGAGGGCCGCGAGCCGCTGCACGCGCTCCTCCGTCGGCGGATGGGTGCTGAACAGCTTCATGACGCCGCCCCCGCGCAGCGCGGACAGCGGGTTCACGATCGCGAGCTGGGCGGCCGCGGGGTTCACTTCCATCGGAATGCGATGCGCATACGCGTCCAGCTTGCGCAGCGCGTTCGCGAGCCCGTCCGGCCGGCCGGCGATCTCGGCGCCGGTGCGATCCGCCTGGAACTCGTTTGCACGGCTGATCGCGAGCTGGATGATCATCGCCGCGATCGGCGCGACGATCGCCATCGCGAGCAGCCCGATCGGGCTGTCCTCGTCGTCGCCACGGAAGCCGCCGAAGATGGCACCCCACTTCACGATGTTGCCGATCATCGCGATCGCGCCCGCCATGGTCGCGGCCACGGTGCCGACCAGCATGTGCCGGTGCTTGATGTGTGCGAGCTCGTGCGCGATCACGCCCTCCAGCTCTTCGCGCGACACCAGCTGCATGATGCCGGTGGTCACGCAGACCACCGCGTGCTTGTGGTTGCGCCCGGTCGCGAATGCGTTCGGCTGCTGGGACGGCGCGACCGCCACGGTCGGCATGGGCAGGCCGGCACGCTGACGCAGCCGGTCGACCATGCGGTACAGCTCCGGCGCATCATCCGGCCCCACCGTCTTCGCGCGGTACATCCGCAGCACGACTTTGTCGCTCCACCAGTACATGGCGAAGTTCATGACCGCCGCCAGCACGAAAAAGACGAGCGCGCCGCTCGAACCGCCGATCCAGCCACCGATCACGACGAGCAGCGCCGTCAGGCCGGCCATCAGCAGGAACACCTTCATTGTCTGCATCGTGGCTCCTCCGAGTCACAGTTTGGCTGACAGAATCTACCCGCGGCGGTCACACCCGGTCCAGACGCACCGGGCCGGACGGGACGGATTCAGGCGTGCAGCGCCATGTGCCGTGCGCGTGGAATTGTTCAGCGATGGCGGCCGCCGCCGGTCAGTAGCTCCACTCCCGGAACAACGAAAAGCCGTACACCTTCCGGAAATCACCGGCCCGGAGGCCGCCGAAGCCCGGTGTCCGTGCGAACCGGTCCTCACCGAAGACTTCGGCGGTGAACGTCGGGTTGAGCATCCATTCCACCCGGAAGCCCGGCTGGAACTCGCCGCCGAGCTGCTGCGTCGCGGCGACGTAGAGTGGCCCCCAGTAGCGGCCCACCTCGAGGTTGGTGCCGGCGATAGGATTGAGCCGGTCCTGGCGCGGCAGCGCCAGGTTGTCGGCGGCGGCCGTGAGCCCCACGTAGTCGACCAGCCCATAGCGCTGCGCCAGGTTCTGGAGCAGGCTCGCGGCAGAGCCGAGCACGGTAGGCGCCAGCGTGCCGACGCCCAGGTTCGTCAGGCCGCCGCCGCTGCCGTCGCCCGCGATGTCGAGAGCGTACGTGGGCACGCCAAAGAACAGGTAGCTGGCGAGGTCGGATTCGCTGATGGGCGGCTGCTCGTCGCTGGTGAGGCGGACGCGCGGCGCCTGCAGCGACCCGCTGAGCTGCGCCAGGATGTCGATCGGCTCGCCCTGCCCCACCCCGCTGCGCGCCCGGTACACGGCCGTGATCGCGAGCGTCGGATCGAGCCCCGGCGTGCCGGGAAACTCGACGGTGCCTTCCCGCACGTCGAAGCGCCGTGTCTGGAAGGGCGGGTACGTCAGGTCGTAGGTGCCGCGCTGCGCCTCGAGCAGGCCCGTGATGATCAGGTCCTCCTGGCGCCGGTCGAAGGCGACCGTGAGGTCGCCCGTGACCTCGACGTTCATCTCGCTGCTGCGGATCCAGGAGCCGGGCCCGACCGTCACGCGCGTGTCGCGCACGGCCAGGTTGCGCAGGAACGGATTCTGTGACGCGGGCAGTACCCGGCGCACGGAGACGAGCGTGGTGTCGACGACGTCGAAGAGCAGCGGGCTGTCGAGCCCGACGACCATGTACTGGCGGTAGATCTCGTCGACATAGAGCGCGCCGCCGTTCACGGTCACCGTCGCGGACACGACGGGCTCGCGGTACGTCCCGCGCAGCCAGGTGTTGCCGGAGGCGTTGAGGACGACGTCGCGCCGGTTGGCCGCGAGCAGGTTGCTGGCGAGCAGGCGCAGATCGAGCTCGGGGTTGGCCGGCTCGGCGAAGTCGATGCGCCCGGTCACCCGGGCGGAGCCGCCGTCCGTGCGCGCGAGGCCGCTGCGCGAGCGCGGCTCCTCGGCGCGCGCGCTCGCTTCCACGAAGAAGACGCGGTCCTGCATGACGTCGAAGGTCGCCGCGACGTTGCGGTAGCGCACGCCGACCGGCGCCCACGTGGCGGCTCCGCCCTCGACCCTGAACCCGCCGCCGAGCTCCGTGCTGCCGGTACCGCCGCTCGCGGTCAGCTCACCGTTCACGTAGCCCTGCACGTCCTCGAAGCCGCCGACCAGCCCGAGCGCGATGGCCAGCGGAAAACTGTCGGCGCGCAGCACGAAGTCGACCGGTACGTCGAGCGTGCGTCCCGCGACTGGCATGAGCCGGAGGTCGAGCGGCAGCCGTCCCGATGCGGTCAGCGCAGGCCGGTTCGCGTGGAGTGCGTCGATGTCGATCTCGAGCAGCGTATCGCGGTAGGTCACGACGCCGTCGACGCGCGCGAGTCGCGCGTTGCGGTACTGCAGGGTGTCGATCGCGAAGCCACCGCGCAGGTACGGCGTCGTCGTCGTACCGGTCAGTCGCAGGTTGCCCTGCAGCGTGCCGTTCTCGACGCTGCCCAGCGCCGCGAGCTCGAGGGCGCCGCTGACGGGCACACCGACGGCACCGATCGTAAAGTCGAGCGGCAATGCCACGCCCTCGCGTGTACCCCAGGCGAGAACGCCGCCGCCATCGACGTAGCCTGCTCCGTCAACGCGCTCGATGCGGAACGGATCGATCGTGAGCGTGCCGTCGGCGAGTGTCGCGCGTCCCTGCTGCGCGAGCCGCCAGGTGTCCGCGCGCACGCCGAGCACGAGCGTGTCGACGTCCAGCATCGTCGCGCTGTCGCTGCGCTGCAGCAGCGCGCGCAGCGCGAGGGCATCCCGCGGACCGCTTCCGTGCGCGGCGATGTTCAGCGCCGAACCCGTGCCGATGAACGTGGCTCGCAACGAATCGAGACGGGCATCGAGCAGGTACAGCGAGTCGGCGCGCATCGCGACGTCCCACCGTGCGCTGTCGGTGCCCAGCCGGGTCGCGGCCAGCTCGAGCTCGCCACTGCCGATCCGCTCCCGCAGATACTGCAGGTCGAGCACATTGCCGGACACACCGAGGTCGAAGGCACTCACGCCGCCGGTGAGCGTCGCGTTGGCAGCGAGCGAGCCGGCAACGCGGGGCGCAGCGCCGGGCTGCGGCAGGTCGTCGAACAGCTGGTCCTCGAGGGAGGCGAGGGAGCTTCCGTGCGCCGCCACCTCGATGGTGCCGCTCCGTCCCTCGACCAGTCCAAAGCTGCCCCGGGCATCGAGGCGCAGCGCCTCCGTCGCGGCGCGCGCCGAGTCCAGCAGCAGCAGGCCATCCTCGACGCGCGCATGCGCGCGGGCGAGCGGCGCAAGCATGTCACCGGCCAGCACGATCCCGGCGATGTCGGCGGAATCGACACGCAGCGCGAAATCACCCTCGAGGGCCGACAACGACGCACCGGCGAAATCGAAGTCGATGCGGCCGGAGAGCGTGGCCGGCGGTGCGGACGAGTGCAGCGAATCCAGCGTGAGCGCACTCGTGAGCGCGTAGCCCGTGTAGCGCTGGACGCCGTCGCTGCGCTGCAGCGCGGCGTCCAGCAGCAGCGGGCCGCCGCTGGTAAGCAGGTCGGCAGTGAGTGTCAGGTCACGCAGCGTACCGCGCGCGTGGATCTCGCCCTCGGCATTCCCGTGCAGGCCTGCCAGCGCCGGGTAGTAGGCGGCCAGCTCGTCGAGGGAGGCGGGCAGCGCGTTCAGCGTCAGGTCGAACGCACCAGCCCGTCCGAAGGTGCCGGACCCCGTAAAACGCGAAACCGGCTGCTCGGGCAGCCGGTGCGTGAGATCCGCCGTGAACTCGGTCGTGCCTCCACCGGTGCCGCGCGCTTCGACGCGGCCGTCGACTCTTCCCCGCAACCCGGTCCCCGGCCGCATCCGTTCCAGGATCGCGAGATCGAAATCTCGCACCTCCGCCCGGACGTTGCGCGCGGCAAAGCTGCGCGTGGCGTCGAACGTACCACGAACCCGTGCACTGCTTCCCGCGCCGGGCCCGCTCTGCAGGCGGACGTCGCCGTCGATCTCGAGTGCGGACAGCGGACCGGTCACTTCGACGGTCCCCACCAGCAGCCCGTCGACCGGCAGCTCGCCCGGCAGCAGGTTCTCGATGAACTCGACGTTCAGCGGAGACGCGCGCAGGTCGACCTGCGTGAAGTACAGCGTATCGCCGAACACCACGCCGAAGGTGCCGGCGAGGTTGGTGCCGGGCGCGAAGAGTCGCGCATCCTCCGCAAGCAGCAGCGTGCCCTTGGGCTGCTGCGACTGGATGCGGATGCGGCCCTCGCCGCCACCCTCCTGCGGGAACTCGGCATAGACCCATTGCAGGTCACGGAAGCGCATCTCGTCGGCATCGACACGGATGTCCATGTCGAGCCGATCGCCCCCGGTGATGACGCGACCGATCATCGAGCCGCGTGACTCGGGGAG from Longimicrobiales bacterium carries:
- a CDS encoding translocation/assembly module TamB domain-containing protein is translated as MKRGARLAGWVGIGILAGTVLVLAVVTLVTRTEWGMERFRLFGLGWLEQRIEGEVRVGRVTGGGLLRGATLHDVAIIDPFGRPFVRVDSAAVAYNWRTLVGGEIVLEDVVLYGPEVYIEKLPGDTAWNFEYVFPDTAPGQEEPGRTLVLFQDARIVDGLATVRMPLDVEQPGDTLSVTWEQMERGLARVMTFRDIEARLDRVVWETPVEPGRLIEIEDLSMNGVVWREPLQLESMRGRLVMRDSIISFEVPAFELPESRGSMIGRVITGGDRLDMDIRVDADEMRFRDLQWVYAEFPQEGGGEGRIRIQSQQPKGTLLLAEDARLFAPGTNLAGTFGVVFGDTLYFTQVDLRASPLNVEFIENLLPGELPVDGLLVGTVEVTGPLSALEIDGDVRLQSGPGAGSSARVRGTFDATRSFAARNVRAEVRDFDLAILERMRPGTGLRGRVDGRVEARGTGGGTTEFTADLTHRLPEQPVSRFTGSGTFGRAGAFDLTLNALPASLDELAAYYPALAGLHGNAEGEIHARGTLRDLTLTADLLTSGGPLLLDAALQRSDGVQRYTGYALTSALTLDSLHSSAPPATLSGRIDFDFAGASLSALEGDFALRVDSADIAGIVLAGDMLAPLARAHARVEDGLLLLDSARAATEALRLDARGSFGLVEGRSGTIEVAAHGSSLASLEDQLFDDLPQPGAAPRVAGSLAANATLTGGVSAFDLGVSGNVLDLQYLRERIGSGELELAATRLGTDSARWDVAMRADSLYLLDARLDSLRATFIGTGSALNIAAHGSGPRDALALRALLQRSDSATMLDVDTLVLGVRADTWRLAQQGRATLADGTLTIDPFRIERVDGAGYVDGGGVLAWGTREGVALPLDFTIGAVGVPVSGALELAALGSVENGTLQGNLRLTGTTTTPYLRGGFAIDTLQYRNARLARVDGVVTYRDTLLEIDIDALHANRPALTASGRLPLDLRLMPVAGRTLDVPVDFVLRADSFPLAIALGLVGGFEDVQGYVNGELTASGGTGSTELGGGFRVEGGAATWAPVGVRYRNVAATFDVMQDRVFFVEASARAEEPRSRSGLARTDGGSARVTGRIDFAEPANPELDLRLLASNLLAANRRDVVLNASGNTWLRGTYREPVVSATVTVNGGALYVDEIYRQYMVVGLDSPLLFDVVDTTLVSVRRVLPASQNPFLRNLAVRDTRVTVGPGSWIRSSEMNVEVTGDLTVAFDRRQEDLIITGLLEAQRGTYDLTYPPFQTRRFDVREGTVEFPGTPGLDPTLAITAVYRARSGVGQGEPIDILAQLSGSLQAPRVRLTSDEQPPISESDLASYLFFGVPTYALDIAGDGSGGGLTNLGVGTLAPTVLGSAASLLQNLAQRYGLVDYVGLTAAADNLALPRQDRLNPIAGTNLEVGRYWGPLYVAATQQLGGEFQPGFRVEWMLNPTFTAEVFGEDRFARTPGFGGLRAGDFRKVYGFSLFREWSY
- a CDS encoding diacylglycerol kinase family protein, with amino-acid sequence MTQHIIEGATGPYAGRTFVLLNPAAGQDDLNRLVREIGGAFAARGADFDLRQTEHPGHAAELARHAADMGYRAVCVVGGDGTLAEAVTGLAGTRTPLAVVPRGTANQVALNLGIPLDVEEAIEVAVNGTPRALDIGRIGGRSFALVAGAGLDAAVMATATRELKERWGFGAYIYAAVKEALNAAPVRFRITRDGQLLEVDAVTVLVANVGELFTGFLPIRFPLAPRPTSSWNDGLLDVVVVAPRKLPEFAAVLWNAAHKRFGVDPSLLHFQAEEITIDSDEAVPVQVDGDPSGTTPVTASVARSALRIFVPQTS
- a CDS encoding alpha/beta fold hydrolase, with amino-acid sequence MHTTRKPPEDDDSAADDVAHVTIDAADGVRLALHRTGPTDAVPVVMVPGTFSNHTFWLGTRGTGFARELARHGYDAWVLDPRGHGMSARPGPEDHWRFDHWARHDVPATLETAFRERSGFLIGHSAGGAAALVAVATDATLRARIRGMVILGTPFPWLQPFSRIAALTLRTTSQLLGRFPARRLRLGPEDELAGVMIQWMNWNLAGSWQGDDGTDYDAAIAALDVPLLVIAAAADRWAPPPSCRALLDSVASRDRQWLLLAREAGFSHDFGHVDMLVGRTARAEVWPLIRQWIDERNR
- a CDS encoding zinc metalloprotease HtpX produces the protein MQTMKVFLLMAGLTALLVVIGGWIGGSSGALVFFVLAAVMNFAMYWWSDKVVLRMYRAKTVGPDDAPELYRMVDRLRQRAGLPMPTVAVAPSQQPNAFATGRNHKHAVVCVTTGIMQLVSREELEGVIAHELAHIKHRHMLVGTVAATMAGAIAMIGNIVKWGAIFGGFRGDDEDSPIGLLAMAIVAPIAAMIIQLAISRANEFQADRTGAEIAGRPDGLANALRKLDAYAHRIPMEVNPAAAQLAIVNPLSALRGGGVMKLFSTHPPTEERVQRLAALAPAPESTRVA
- the efp gene encoding elongation factor P gives rise to the protein MAMPATQIRKGNVIVFNGDPCRVVDYHHHTPGNLRAFMQVKMRNLRSGNMFEHRFRAADTVEKAQMETHDLQYLYNDGTHYHFMNNENFEMLALDEEALGDAAQWLTENMVIQAEFHEGKPIGVELPSSLELEVVETEPAMTGATKTAMTKPARLSNGATVQVPSFINQGDLLRVDPREGKYIERAK